A section of the Streptomyces sp. CG1 genome encodes:
- a CDS encoding asparagine synthetase B, whose translation MASDLVVRGRAGGAVWQERQVALIQRDSAKAPQAAVASDALGDTLAVAVCDGHVLPPGDLDSPTAGSDLAVTGGSEAARAVLKAYMRWGRSAPAHLDGAFAFAVWDVRTGELLLGRDRLGVKPLSYSLTPAGAVFASDLATIVRHPMVRAELDGAGLGAVLTQLRSPGQGVLRSVREVRAGHTLCIAADRRTEEPYWRLEARPHELDLDSTVKHLRDLLEDAVSRAVPGDGAAVLLSGGLDSSVLTGLVASAGRGVPRTFTVLFGDTSAPVPDRPYAEEVVRLWGCDHREVAVRPDELLDPVTLAEVLAAKDQPTPFGDKNITPYLFSGHVARHVPVVLSGEGADALFGGLGGSIDEGRVLTSFPWIERSRRFGMPYGIGTGLFDRALLEDVDVDGHVDRMFREALDEVPHLASAGPVDRLARQVDYLTVTRLLEQTVLHSERLSTAAGLEVRFPFTDHRLLSVLFNVPAAMKSFDGREKSLLRTLGRDVVPPSVLTRAKVPYPITYDPHYKAGLVGRLRELLDDSTAPARPLVDLLAVRRMTEVPALLDRGGWLGRADAEMVLQLDDWMRRLNVRTRL comes from the coding sequence ATGGCTTCCGATCTCGTCGTCCGGGGCCGCGCAGGCGGCGCGGTATGGCAGGAACGGCAAGTCGCCCTGATCCAGAGGGATTCGGCAAAGGCCCCGCAGGCTGCGGTCGCCAGCGATGCCCTGGGTGACACCCTCGCCGTCGCGGTGTGCGACGGACATGTGCTGCCCCCCGGCGATCTCGACTCCCCGACGGCGGGTTCCGACCTGGCGGTCACCGGTGGCAGCGAAGCGGCGCGAGCCGTGCTCAAGGCCTACATGCGGTGGGGCCGCTCCGCCCCGGCCCATCTGGACGGGGCGTTCGCCTTCGCCGTCTGGGACGTCCGCACCGGAGAACTGCTCCTCGGCCGCGACCGGCTGGGCGTGAAACCCCTGAGCTACTCGCTCACCCCCGCCGGGGCCGTGTTCGCCTCCGACCTGGCCACCATCGTGCGCCATCCGATGGTGCGGGCCGAGCTCGACGGTGCTGGACTGGGCGCCGTCCTCACGCAGTTGCGCAGCCCCGGTCAGGGCGTACTGCGAAGCGTGCGCGAGGTGCGGGCCGGTCATACCCTGTGCATCGCGGCGGACCGTCGTACCGAGGAGCCGTACTGGCGCCTGGAGGCCCGCCCCCACGAACTCGACCTCGACAGCACCGTGAAGCACCTCAGGGATCTGCTCGAGGACGCGGTGTCCAGGGCCGTACCCGGCGACGGAGCCGCCGTCCTGCTGTCGGGCGGACTCGACTCCAGCGTGCTGACGGGTCTTGTCGCTTCCGCCGGCCGCGGCGTGCCGCGAACCTTCACCGTGCTGTTCGGCGACACCTCCGCTCCCGTCCCGGACCGGCCGTACGCCGAGGAGGTCGTCCGGCTGTGGGGCTGTGACCACAGGGAAGTCGCGGTCCGGCCCGATGAGCTGCTGGACCCGGTGACCCTGGCGGAGGTACTCGCGGCGAAGGACCAGCCGACGCCGTTCGGCGACAAGAACATCACTCCTTATCTCTTCAGCGGGCACGTGGCGCGGCATGTGCCGGTTGTGCTCAGTGGGGAAGGGGCGGACGCGCTGTTCGGCGGTCTGGGCGGTTCCATCGACGAGGGCCGGGTCCTGACCTCCTTCCCGTGGATCGAGCGGTCGCGGCGGTTCGGGATGCCCTACGGCATCGGTACCGGCCTCTTCGACCGAGCGCTCCTGGAGGACGTCGACGTGGACGGCCATGTCGACCGTATGTTCCGCGAGGCGCTCGACGAGGTTCCTCACCTGGCGAGCGCCGGTCCGGTCGACAGGCTCGCCCGCCAGGTGGACTACCTGACGGTCACCAGGCTGCTGGAACAGACGGTGCTGCACTCCGAGCGGCTGAGCACCGCGGCCGGCCTGGAGGTGCGGTTCCCCTTCACCGACCACCGCCTGCTCTCCGTACTGTTCAATGTGCCTGCGGCGATGAAGTCCTTCGACGGCCGGGAGAAGAGCCTGCTGCGCACGCTGGGACGGGACGTGGTCCCGCCGTCGGTGCTCACCCGGGCCAAGGTCCCCTACCCGATCACCTACGACCCCCACTACAAGGCCGGACTGGTCGGCAGGCTGCGAGAACTCCTCGACGACAGCACGGCGCCGGCACGTCCTCTCGTCGACCTGTTGGCGGTCCGTCGCATGACCGAGGTCCCGGCACTGCTCGA
- a CDS encoding MFS transporter, whose amino-acid sequence MEAIPVATVQAGPSGQTHAPPKHRWWALAVIGLAQLMVVLDATIVNIALPSAQHNLGFDNNGRQWIVTAYSLAFGSLLLLGGRLADLFGRKTTFIIGIVGFAAASAIGGAANGFTMLVAARAVQGLFGALLAPAALSLLTTTFTEPKERARAFGIFGAIAGSGAAVGLVLGGLLTEYLNWRWTLYVNDVIAVPALIGAIVFIGRSIPGERPKLDILGAALVSGGLFGIVYGFANAETHHWGNWMTWGFLAAGGVLLVAFFLWQTRAQHPVLPLRVLADRDRAAALSTVLISSAGMFGVFLFLTYYLQSTLGYSPVKNGVAFLPMVGALMVLAQLSTNWLVPKIGPKIVVPSGMLLAAGGMVWLTRLDLHSGYTAHVLPPLLLLGAGLGMSMPAAMSYATLGVQASDQGVASAALNTTQQVGGSISTALLNTLAASAATDYAKHHLTDPLVKANAALHSYTVAYWWSAGFFAFAVIVTVLLFRSKNSASLPAEVSEAPVRATTAPAAEAAGRAAPTATLPAVGAGDAAVVRGQVRDGVGAPVPRTAITLLDTAGHQLARAASRADGSYAVDTPERGSLVLIGSAPGYQPQVVTLTVNDTPVSHDLVLLPNPGGLAGTVRGGDGEVLPGALVVATDQRGDVTASATTGMDGGYLIGDLLPGDYTLGVSAPGHRPTAVPATVCAETTRCDIRLSVAATLRGAVHTQDGRALEDARVTLIDAAGNVVGTRTTSVDGSYSFTDLSSQQYTVIAAGYPPVATQVTLDGSQGGVDILLGHKEA is encoded by the coding sequence GTGGAAGCCATCCCGGTCGCCACCGTCCAGGCCGGGCCGTCCGGCCAGACCCATGCCCCACCGAAGCACCGATGGTGGGCGCTGGCCGTGATCGGCCTCGCCCAGCTCATGGTCGTGCTCGACGCCACGATCGTGAACATCGCGCTGCCGTCCGCCCAGCACAACCTGGGCTTCGACAACAACGGGCGGCAGTGGATCGTCACCGCCTACTCCCTGGCCTTCGGCAGTCTGCTGCTGCTCGGCGGCCGACTCGCCGACCTCTTCGGCCGAAAAACCACCTTCATCATCGGCATCGTCGGATTCGCCGCCGCCTCCGCGATCGGCGGCGCGGCCAACGGCTTCACCATGCTGGTCGCCGCGCGCGCGGTTCAGGGACTGTTCGGCGCCCTGCTCGCGCCTGCGGCGCTCTCCCTGCTGACCACGACGTTCACCGAACCCAAGGAACGCGCCAGGGCGTTCGGCATATTCGGCGCCATCGCCGGCTCCGGCGCCGCCGTGGGCCTGGTCCTCGGCGGCCTGCTCACCGAGTACCTCAACTGGCGCTGGACGCTGTATGTCAACGACGTCATCGCGGTTCCCGCGCTGATCGGTGCGATCGTCTTCATCGGCCGTTCCATCCCGGGCGAGCGGCCGAAGCTCGACATCCTCGGTGCCGCCCTGGTCTCCGGCGGCCTGTTCGGCATCGTCTACGGCTTCGCCAACGCGGAGACGCACCACTGGGGCAACTGGATGACCTGGGGCTTCCTCGCCGCAGGTGGCGTCCTGCTGGTGGCGTTCTTCCTCTGGCAGACCCGTGCGCAGCACCCCGTTCTGCCCCTGCGCGTCCTGGCCGACCGCGACCGCGCCGCCGCCCTGTCGACCGTGCTCATCTCGTCCGCCGGGATGTTCGGCGTCTTCCTCTTCCTCACCTACTACCTGCAGTCGACGCTGGGCTACTCGCCGGTGAAGAACGGCGTGGCCTTCCTGCCGATGGTCGGCGCGCTGATGGTGTTGGCGCAGCTGTCCACCAACTGGCTGGTGCCGAAGATCGGGCCCAAGATCGTCGTGCCCAGCGGCATGCTGCTGGCTGCGGGCGGCATGGTCTGGCTGACCCGCCTCGACCTGCACAGCGGCTACACGGCGCATGTGCTCCCGCCCCTGCTGCTGCTCGGCGCGGGGCTCGGAATGTCGATGCCCGCAGCGATGAGCTACGCCACCCTGGGTGTGCAGGCGAGTGACCAGGGCGTGGCCTCGGCGGCCCTCAACACCACACAGCAAGTGGGCGGTTCGATCAGCACCGCGCTGCTGAACACCCTGGCCGCCAGCGCCGCCACCGACTACGCGAAGCATCACCTGACCGACCCGCTGGTCAAGGCGAACGCGGCGCTGCACAGCTACACCGTCGCCTACTGGTGGTCGGCCGGCTTCTTCGCCTTCGCCGTGATCGTCACCGTGCTGCTGTTCCGCTCCAAGAACAGCGCGAGCCTGCCCGCAGAGGTTTCCGAGGCGCCGGTCCGGGCCACGACCGCGCCTGCCGCCGAGGCCGCCGGGCGGGCCGCCCCCACGGCCACACTTCCGGCCGTCGGTGCGGGCGATGCGGCCGTCGTCCGCGGACAGGTGCGGGACGGCGTGGGCGCACCCGTACCACGCACCGCGATCACCCTGCTGGACACGGCGGGTCACCAGCTGGCCCGCGCCGCCTCCCGTGCGGACGGCTCGTACGCGGTGGACACTCCCGAGCGCGGCAGCCTGGTCCTCATCGGTTCGGCGCCCGGGTACCAGCCGCAGGTCGTCACGCTGACTGTGAACGACACACCCGTCTCCCACGACCTCGTGCTGCTGCCCAACCCGGGCGGCCTGGCCGGCACGGTGCGCGGCGGGGACGGGGAGGTGCTGCCCGGCGCACTGGTGGTGGCCACCGACCAGCGCGGTGACGTCACGGCTTCCGCCACCACGGGAATGGACGGCGGTTACCTGATCGGGGACCTGCTGCCCGGCGACTACACGCTCGGCGTCAGCGCGCCCGGCCACCGCCCGACCGCCGTGCCGGCCACCGTCTGCGCCGAGACCACCCGCTGCGACATCCGGCTCTCCGTCGCGGCGACCCTCCGGGGAGCGGTGCACACCCAGGACGGCCGGGCGTTGGAGGACGCCCGAGTGACCTTGATCGACGCCGCCGGCAACGTCGTCGGGACGCGCACCACGAGCGTCGACGGGAGCTATTCCTTCACCGACCTCTCCAGTCAGCAGTACACCGTGATCGCCGCCGGCTACCCGCCGGTGGCCACCCAGGTCACGCTGGACGGCAGCCAGGGCGGAGTCGACATACTGCTGGGCCACAAGGAGGCGTAG
- a CDS encoding alpha/beta fold hydrolase — MRHRTLHVNGIDVHIAEAGEGPLVILLHGFPELWYSWRHQLGALAAAGFHVIAPDLRGYGQSTVPPDVEAYGMQAMVDDVVGMLDALDEPTAALVGHDWGAQIGWACAQLASERFPALASLSVPYHRRTPAPMTQALRRWAGDKFNWLLYFQAPGVAEAELQADAERSLRLIFSALSGDAPDGQALRLLTGLPADSQLLDPIPEPTNLPSWLAESDLSYYVEEFRRTGFTGALNRYRNVDRDWEDLPALGATPVRQPVLFVTGELDTATRFMDADAMRLYVPNLHGPVVLPGCGHWIQQERPHEVNALLVDFLSSDTVNSAIR, encoded by the coding sequence ATGAGACACCGCACGCTGCACGTCAACGGCATCGACGTCCATATCGCCGAGGCAGGGGAGGGGCCGTTGGTCATCCTGCTGCACGGCTTCCCCGAACTGTGGTACTCGTGGCGTCACCAGTTGGGTGCCCTGGCCGCGGCCGGCTTCCACGTCATCGCCCCCGACCTGCGCGGCTATGGTCAGAGCACCGTCCCGCCCGACGTCGAGGCGTACGGCATGCAGGCGATGGTGGACGACGTGGTGGGCATGCTGGATGCGCTGGACGAGCCGACCGCTGCGCTGGTCGGTCATGACTGGGGTGCCCAGATCGGCTGGGCGTGCGCCCAGCTGGCCTCCGAGCGGTTCCCTGCTCTGGCTTCGCTGAGCGTGCCATACCACCGGCGGACCCCCGCCCCCATGACCCAGGCGCTGCGTCGCTGGGCAGGCGACAAGTTCAACTGGCTGCTGTACTTCCAAGCTCCCGGCGTCGCCGAAGCCGAGCTCCAGGCCGATGCCGAGCGCTCGCTGCGCCTCATCTTCTCCGCGCTGTCGGGGGACGCTCCCGACGGGCAGGCGCTCAGGCTGCTGACCGGTCTGCCCGCCGACTCCCAGTTGCTCGACCCGATCCCTGAGCCCACGAACCTCCCGTCCTGGCTGGCCGAATCCGACCTGTCCTACTACGTGGAAGAATTCCGCCGCACCGGCTTCACCGGCGCGCTCAACCGGTACCGCAACGTCGACCGTGACTGGGAGGATCTGCCTGCCCTGGGCGCGACCCCGGTCCGCCAGCCGGTGTTGTTCGTCACCGGCGAGTTGGACACTGCCACACGCTTCATGGACGCAGATGCCATGCGCCTGTACGTGCCGAACCTTCACGGTCCGGTCGTCCTGCCCGGCTGCGGCCACTGGATCCAGCAGGAGCGTCCCCACGAGGTCAATGCGCTCCTGGTCGACTTTCTGTCCTCCGACACGGTCAACTCGGCCATTCGGTAG
- a CDS encoding 2-keto-4-pentenoate hydratase — MTTATQALHRELAAELFDAARTRRPVPPVSARHPYLDLADAYTIQSEIRALDMANGARLAGLKIGATSEAIQKMFGIDHPDFGYLTDRMLLPAPALLDLRRFISPKVEGEIAFRIAQDLTGPAITAQDVLDATTEVCPVLEILDSRIEAWKIGLIDTVADNASSAAAVIGPGIAPDTTDLAAARMTLRTGDTEHTGNGSAVMGHPAESVACLVRILAGFGTGISAGDLVLAGSWSGAVDLLPGQEVHASFGVLGSVSMRTYHGEENDGGPASSDGAGDP; from the coding sequence ATGACCACTGCCACGCAGGCACTCCACCGCGAACTCGCCGCCGAACTCTTCGACGCCGCCAGAACCCGCCGACCCGTACCACCCGTGTCGGCCCGGCACCCGTACCTCGACTTGGCCGACGCGTACACGATCCAAAGCGAGATCCGCGCCCTCGACATGGCAAACGGCGCCCGCCTGGCCGGCCTCAAGATCGGAGCCACCAGTGAGGCCATCCAGAAGATGTTCGGCATCGACCATCCCGACTTCGGATACCTCACCGACCGCATGCTCCTGCCCGCCCCCGCCCTGCTGGACCTGCGCCGGTTCATCTCGCCGAAGGTCGAGGGCGAGATCGCCTTCCGGATAGCACAGGACCTGACCGGCCCCGCCATCACGGCTCAGGACGTCCTCGACGCCACCACGGAAGTCTGCCCCGTGCTGGAGATACTCGACAGCCGCATCGAGGCCTGGAAAATCGGCCTGATCGACACCGTCGCCGACAACGCCTCCAGCGCCGCCGCCGTGATCGGCCCCGGCATCGCCCCGGACACCACCGACCTCGCGGCGGCACGCATGACACTACGCACCGGCGACACCGAGCACACCGGCAACGGCTCGGCCGTCATGGGACATCCCGCCGAGTCGGTGGCATGCCTGGTCCGGATCCTGGCGGGCTTCGGCACCGGGATCAGCGCCGGTGACCTCGTACTGGCCGGATCCTGGTCCGGCGCGGTGGACCTGCTGCCAGGCCAGGAGGTCCATGCCTCGTTCGGCGTTCTGGGATCGGTGTCCATGAGGACGTATCACGGCGAGGAAAACGACGGCGGGCCAGCATCCAGTGATGGCGCAGGAGATCCCTGA
- a CDS encoding class I SAM-dependent methyltransferase, with product MQRQAPHSVADAAAVAALLQIGAEIGADQVLDSDETFNASSMAKAADVPIAGVTAYLTALLAAGLIVETEVPGDFKVAADYTDLRYQAGYVSWAMHANGPFIDNAVAFLTDPAEAAQTHQRNGRRVAVSSRWIGERAFYPQIIEQVVAAGALRVTDLGAGAGGLLIKLLNENPGRTGTAVDSNGAACAAAREAALAAGVHDRLTVLERPIESLVRDPGPVAGAEAILACYVMHDIVADDRTARDVLGALRDALAPGGFLAVADAVSYAPQPQERTFSALFTYLHATFMNVSLPTEQEWLEKFEEAGFAQTRTVPTGLPGGRIFVASR from the coding sequence ATGCAACGGCAAGCCCCGCACTCCGTGGCCGACGCGGCCGCCGTCGCCGCACTGCTGCAGATCGGTGCCGAGATCGGAGCCGATCAAGTCCTGGACTCGGACGAGACGTTCAACGCCTCCAGCATGGCCAAGGCGGCCGACGTCCCCATCGCAGGCGTCACCGCCTACCTGACGGCGCTGCTCGCCGCCGGCCTGATCGTCGAGACCGAGGTCCCAGGCGACTTCAAGGTCGCCGCCGACTACACCGACCTGCGCTACCAGGCCGGGTACGTGTCCTGGGCGATGCACGCCAACGGTCCGTTCATCGACAACGCAGTTGCGTTCCTGACCGACCCCGCCGAGGCTGCCCAAACCCATCAGCGCAACGGGCGGCGGGTGGCGGTCAGTTCGCGGTGGATCGGCGAGCGCGCCTTCTACCCACAGATCATCGAACAGGTCGTGGCAGCCGGCGCACTTCGGGTGACGGACCTCGGTGCCGGGGCCGGCGGACTGCTCATCAAGCTGCTCAACGAGAACCCGGGACGCACCGGCACGGCCGTCGACAGCAATGGCGCCGCCTGTGCCGCAGCGCGTGAGGCCGCCCTCGCCGCCGGAGTGCACGACCGCCTGACGGTCCTCGAGCGGCCGATCGAGTCGCTGGTCCGCGACCCCGGACCGGTCGCGGGCGCGGAAGCCATCCTGGCCTGCTACGTCATGCACGACATCGTGGCGGACGACCGCACGGCACGGGACGTCCTCGGCGCCCTGCGCGATGCGCTCGCCCCCGGCGGATTCCTTGCCGTGGCCGACGCCGTCTCCTACGCCCCCCAGCCCCAGGAACGCACATTCAGCGCGCTCTTCACCTATCTGCACGCCACCTTCATGAACGTCTCCCTTCCCACCGAGCAGGAATGGCTGGAGAAGTTCGAGGAGGCGGGCTTCGCGCAGACCAGGACCGTACCGACCGGCCTGCCCGGCGGCCGGATCTTCGTGGCGAGCCGATGA
- the dmpG gene encoding 4-hydroxy-2-oxovalerate aldolase has protein sequence MSVKLHICDSTLRDGNHAVAHQLGRADISAYARAAESAGVDVVEVGHGNGLGASSLQVGIAAISDAEMLRAAKAELRNSRLGVLSIPGFASVERDLKPALDCGVDEVRVGAHCTEADVTRQQITMLRAMGVTVKGLLLMSHMASARKLVEQARLMQDYGAEAVVLMDSAGAYTPQKVREKVGELVEKLDIAIGFHAHNNLGLSVINSITAITVGATIVDVTARGFGAGAGNAPIELVAANLHAEHMETRIKLFGALDAADMAEERFVKHVPTNDSVTIASGIAGVFSGFAGPVRRASQRFGVDPREILLELGRRRVVAGQEDTIIEVAMELAARRVPADLLHTSVDHI, from the coding sequence ATGAGCGTGAAACTCCACATCTGCGACTCGACGTTGCGGGACGGCAACCACGCCGTGGCCCACCAGCTAGGCCGTGCGGACATCAGCGCCTACGCGCGGGCGGCCGAGTCGGCGGGCGTGGACGTCGTCGAGGTCGGGCACGGCAACGGGCTCGGTGCCTCGTCCCTCCAGGTCGGCATCGCGGCCATCAGCGACGCGGAGATGCTGCGTGCCGCCAAGGCCGAACTGCGCAACTCCCGGCTCGGCGTGCTGTCCATCCCCGGCTTCGCCAGTGTCGAACGCGACCTCAAGCCCGCCCTCGACTGCGGCGTGGACGAGGTCCGGGTGGGTGCCCACTGCACCGAGGCGGATGTCACGCGCCAGCAGATCACGATGCTGCGGGCCATGGGCGTCACCGTGAAGGGGCTGCTTCTGATGAGCCACATGGCGTCGGCCCGGAAGCTGGTCGAGCAGGCGCGGCTCATGCAGGACTACGGCGCCGAGGCCGTCGTACTGATGGACTCGGCCGGCGCGTACACCCCGCAGAAGGTGCGCGAGAAGGTCGGTGAGCTGGTCGAGAAACTCGACATCGCGATCGGCTTCCACGCGCACAACAACCTCGGCCTCTCGGTGATCAACAGCATCACCGCGATCACGGTGGGGGCGACCATCGTGGACGTCACGGCGCGCGGGTTCGGAGCCGGGGCGGGCAACGCGCCGATCGAACTGGTCGCCGCCAACCTGCACGCCGAGCACATGGAGACGCGGATCAAGCTGTTCGGCGCCCTGGACGCAGCGGACATGGCCGAAGAGCGGTTTGTCAAGCACGTGCCGACCAACGACAGCGTCACCATCGCCAGCGGCATCGCCGGGGTCTTCTCCGGATTCGCCGGCCCGGTGCGGCGAGCGAGCCAGCGCTTCGGCGTCGATCCCCGCGAGATCCTGCTCGAACTGGGCAGGCGGCGGGTGGTGGCCGGCCAGGAGGACACCATCATCGAGGTGGCCATGGAGCTGGCCGCCCGGCGGGTGCCCGCGGATCTGCTGCACACCTCTGTTGACCACATCTGA
- a CDS encoding acetaldehyde dehydrogenase (acetylating), with product MSTQEHPAPLRTAIVGTGNIGTDLLLKVEASPLLTCVLFAGRRAESPGIELARGRGVATSTLGIDAVVDAKDGIDLVFDATSAGDATRHWGIVEPLGMPFIDLTPANRGKFCVPALNLEDCIEQQYLSMVTCGGQAAVPMARCITQIAGHVDYLEIVSASASASVGPASRANLDEYVHTTEQATTEFCSATRTKTVLIINPADPGIVMRNSIAVSTTERIDLEALRDAVTTMEKQIRSYVPGYRVVVPPVATADRYMLTVEVEGRGDYFPAYAGNLDIITCAAVAAAEARTGRGRS from the coding sequence ATGAGTACGCAAGAGCATCCGGCTCCGCTGCGGACCGCCATCGTGGGAACCGGGAACATCGGAACCGATCTGCTGCTGAAGGTCGAGGCATCCCCGCTGCTGACGTGCGTGCTGTTCGCCGGTCGGCGCGCAGAGTCGCCCGGCATCGAGCTGGCCCGCGGTCGCGGGGTGGCCACGAGCACCCTCGGCATCGACGCGGTCGTCGACGCCAAGGACGGCATCGACCTGGTGTTCGATGCGACCTCCGCCGGTGACGCCACCCGACACTGGGGCATCGTCGAGCCGCTGGGGATGCCGTTCATCGACCTCACGCCGGCCAACCGGGGCAAGTTCTGCGTGCCGGCCCTCAATCTCGAGGACTGCATCGAGCAGCAGTACCTCAGCATGGTGACCTGCGGCGGGCAGGCGGCGGTCCCGATGGCCCGCTGCATCACGCAGATCGCGGGCCACGTCGACTACCTCGAGATCGTCTCGGCGAGTGCCTCGGCCAGCGTGGGCCCGGCCTCCCGGGCAAACCTCGACGAATACGTCCACACCACGGAACAGGCGACCACCGAGTTCTGCAGCGCCACACGCACCAAGACCGTGTTGATCATCAACCCGGCCGACCCCGGCATCGTCATGCGCAACTCCATCGCGGTGTCCACGACCGAGCGCATCGACCTCGAAGCCCTGCGGGATGCGGTCACCACGATGGAGAAGCAGATCCGCTCCTATGTTCCCGGTTACCGGGTCGTGGTACCGCCGGTCGCCACCGCGGACCGCTACATGCTCACGGTGGAGGTCGAGGGGCGGGGGGACTACTTCCCGGCTTACGCCGGCAACCTGGACATCATCACCTGCGCCGCCGTCGCCGCGGCGGAGGCCCGCACCGGGCGGGGGCGGTCATGA
- a CDS encoding tryptophan dimethylallyltransferase family protein yields MTEEPATVRDTCATILEKTARTLQLGVSGTEFVATFRAMTDHWGASRPNDLPLSDVSPDGSPVEYAVDLDGHAPALQFAMEPLTAGVPSRDSAAARTLMPLLAERYGTGTTRWSALADLLLPDDAYGPHVSMYGAEVRAGAPIRFKVWFYLDVNGPDKASDLLYTALDRMGTAHLWPVVQAHAHRAGYDVPFLLSLDLADVPTARVKVYFRHFAADTEEVAAVLKAYPSFEPEEVRAFCKTMIGGRRGFSVQPPVTCLSLFDTQSLERAAATLYIPLWTYAEHDGEVRRRIHQALAAHPQALRRYDSVLAGIAHRGLDAGCGIHNYISWQPGRLRPRVKVYLSPEMHDVNPPPLGVSQQDHLGGWRAGKGRTE; encoded by the coding sequence TTGACCGAGGAGCCGGCAACGGTCCGAGATACCTGCGCCACGATATTGGAGAAGACGGCACGGACCCTGCAACTGGGAGTCAGCGGAACGGAGTTCGTCGCGACGTTCCGGGCCATGACCGACCACTGGGGCGCCTCCCGCCCCAACGATCTGCCCCTGTCGGACGTGTCGCCCGACGGGTCGCCGGTGGAGTACGCCGTCGACCTCGACGGGCATGCGCCCGCCCTCCAGTTCGCCATGGAACCACTGACCGCGGGCGTGCCGTCCCGTGATTCCGCCGCGGCGCGGACGCTCATGCCGCTGCTCGCCGAACGCTACGGGACCGGCACCACCCGGTGGTCGGCGCTCGCGGACCTGCTCCTGCCCGACGACGCGTACGGGCCGCACGTGTCCATGTACGGTGCCGAGGTGCGCGCCGGCGCCCCGATCCGGTTCAAGGTGTGGTTCTACCTGGACGTCAACGGCCCGGACAAGGCCTCCGACCTGCTGTACACCGCCCTGGACCGGATGGGGACGGCACATCTGTGGCCGGTGGTCCAGGCACACGCCCACCGGGCCGGGTACGACGTGCCGTTCCTGCTCTCGCTGGACCTGGCCGACGTCCCCACGGCCCGGGTGAAGGTCTACTTCCGGCACTTCGCCGCGGACACCGAGGAGGTGGCGGCCGTTCTCAAGGCCTACCCCAGTTTCGAACCGGAGGAGGTGCGCGCCTTCTGCAAGACCATGATCGGCGGCCGCCGCGGCTTCAGCGTCCAGCCGCCCGTCACCTGCCTGTCACTGTTCGACACCCAGTCACTCGAACGCGCCGCGGCCACGCTCTACATTCCGCTGTGGACGTACGCGGAGCACGACGGCGAGGTGCGCCGGCGCATCCACCAGGCTCTTGCCGCGCATCCGCAGGCGCTGCGCCGCTACGACAGCGTGCTCGCCGGCATCGCTCACCGAGGGCTCGACGCGGGATGCGGGATCCACAACTACATCTCCTGGCAGCCGGGCCGCCTGCGCCCCCGGGTGAAGGTCTACCTGTCGCCGGAGATGCACGACGTGAACCCTCCGCCGCTCGGCGTGAGCCAACAGGATCACCTCGGTGGCTGGCGCGCTGGGAAAGGAAGGACCGAATGA
- a CDS encoding MbtH family protein: MGNPFDDTEGTFLVLINDEGQYSMWPAALDVPAGWAVAHPEDTHQACLDYVEEHWRDMRPRSLVRAMGEES; this comes from the coding sequence ATGGGCAACCCGTTCGACGACACCGAGGGAACGTTCCTGGTGCTGATCAACGACGAGGGCCAGTACTCAATGTGGCCCGCGGCCCTCGACGTGCCGGCCGGGTGGGCCGTCGCCCACCCCGAGGACACCCACCAGGCGTGCCTCGACTACGTCGAGGAGCACTGGAGGGACATGCGGCCGCGGAGCCTGGTCCGCGCCATGGGCGAGGAGTCCTAA